A genomic window from Nicotiana sylvestris chromosome 11, ASM39365v2, whole genome shotgun sequence includes:
- the LOC104225958 gene encoding probable polyamine transporter At3g19553, which translates to MVNDVKNSTSTNKKNPKLTLLPLIALIFYEVSGGPFGVEDSVKAGGGPLLALLGFVIFALIWSIPEALITAELATSFPENGGYVIWISSAFGPFWGFQEGFWKWFSGVMDNALYPVLFLDYLKHSLPVFNHLVARIPALLGITVSLTYLNYRGLHIVGSSAVLLASFSLFPFVVMAILSIPRIRPRQWIVVDFNKVEWRGYFNTMFWNLNYWDKVSTLAGEVEDPSRTFRNALLAGVVLVVSFYIIPLLAATGALKSDPSEWSDGYFAEAGMLIGGVWLKWWIQAAAAMSNMGLFEAEMSSDAFQLLGMSEMGMLPSIFASRSKYGTPTISILCSATGVIILSWMSFQEILEFLNFLYSVGMLLEFAAFIKLRIVKPDLRRPYKVPFQTFGATAICLPPALLLIFVMYLASLKTYIVSGSVIILGLFLYPAIVHAKEKNWCHFISTDEPLGHSNDILEDQSAATELDQVVADEASLSLLGHSKKVEDSETLSQEMSALD; encoded by the exons ATGGTGAATGATGTCAAGAACAGTACTTCAACTAacaagaaaaatccaaaactaaCTTTATTACCTcttattgctttgattttctaTGAAGTATCAGGGGGCCCTTTTGGTGTAGAAGATTCAGTTAAAGCAGGGGGAGGCCCTTTGTTAGCTTTGCTTGGTTTCGTGATTTTCGCTTTAATTTGGAGCATACCTGAAGCACTAATCACAGCTGAGTTAGCCACAAGTTTCCCTGAAAATGGTGGCTATGTCATTTGGATATCTTCAGCTTTTGGCCCTTTCTGGGGATTTCAAGAAGGCTTTTGGAAATGGTTTAGTGGTGTCATGGATAATGCTCTTTACCCTGTATTGTTCCTTGATTACTTGAAGCATTCGTTGCCCGTTTTTAATCACTTGGTTGCGAGAATTCCAGCCCTGTTAGGAATTACTGTCTCTTTGACATACTTGAATTATAGAGGCCTCCATATTGTTGGTTCTTCAGCTGTTTTGCTTGcaagtttttctctttttccgTTTGTTGTAATGGCGATTCTCTCGATTCCTAGGATCAGACCACGACAGTGGATTGTTGTGGATTTCAACAAGGTTGAATGGAGAGGGTACTTTAATACCATGTTTTGGAATCTTAATTACTGGGATAAGGTCAGTACTTTAGCAGGAGAGGTTGAAGACCCTAGTAGAACGTTTCGAAACGCGTTGCTCGCGGGTGTAGTTTTGGTGGTTTCTTTTTATATTATTCCATTACTGGCTGCAACAGGAGCTTTAAAGTCTGACCCTAGTGAGTGGAGTGATGGTTATTTTGCAGAAGCTGGAATGTTGATTGGTGGCGTTTGGCTGAAATGGTGGATCCAGGCTGCAGCTGCAATGTCTAATATGGGGCTGTTTGAAGCTGAAATGAGTAGTGATGCCTTCCAACTTCTTGGGATGAGCGAAATGGGAATGCTTCCTTCTATATTTGCGTCAAG ATCAAAATATGGGACACCCACTATCAGCATCTTATGCTCTGCAACGGGCGTGATCATTCTGTCATGGATGAGTTTTCAAGAAATATTGGAATTTCTTAACTTCCTCTATTCAGTAGGAATGCTTCTCGAGTTTGCAGCCTTCATAAAATTAAGGATAGTGAAGCCTGATCTTCGCAGACCTTATAAGGTCCCATTTCAAACATTTGGAGCAACGGCGATTTGCCTTCCACCTGCTTTGTTGCTTATTTTTGTCATGTATCTGGCTTCATTAAAGACGTATATAGTAAGTGGCTCGGTCATTATTCTGGGATTATTCTTGTAtcctgccatagttcatgcaaaGGAGAAAAACTGGTGCCATTTTATTAGTACAGATGAACCATTAGGTCATTCTAACGATATTCTTGAGGACCAATCAGCAGCTACTGAACTTGATCAGGTTGTTGCTGATGAGGCATCTCTTAGCCTACTCGGACACTCTAAGAAAGTAGAGGATTCTGAAACCTTGTCACAAGAAATGTCAGCATTGGATTAG